Proteins co-encoded in one Mycobacterium mantenii genomic window:
- a CDS encoding DUF4436 domain-containing protein, with amino-acid sequence MTAGPPAPPAPTGARGRQIAIAFGIVATLIVIYALSLIAVHLLAKSAPPLPAVDLSKVEAEDSVVQVRLEKLDTVANRLTVNVLVYPKDTLYDKNFGVLTTDAAVRLYPDNDLGDLQYPVGKAPAQVTTTIEAHGDPANWPFDSYRTGVISADVFTGSGANKEKTAARVEATGGLDGWDATVTRVHDAEDTNPDLKDDVVITLHRAKGQLIFDVGICLVLISLPVLALWVAIPVALGRTSFLPPLTTWYGAMLFAIVPLRNILPGSPPYGSWVDQAIVLWVLIALVTALTLFLVGWWRQRDRKTPTKT; translated from the coding sequence ATGACCGCCGGGCCGCCGGCGCCGCCCGCGCCGACCGGCGCACGAGGACGGCAAATCGCGATCGCGTTCGGGATCGTCGCCACCCTCATCGTCATCTACGCGCTGTCGCTGATTGCCGTGCATCTGTTGGCCAAATCGGCGCCGCCACTGCCCGCGGTGGACCTGAGCAAGGTCGAGGCCGAGGACAGCGTCGTGCAGGTGAGGTTGGAGAAACTGGACACCGTCGCGAACCGCTTGACGGTCAACGTGCTCGTCTATCCCAAAGACACGTTGTACGACAAGAACTTCGGCGTGCTGACGACCGATGCGGCGGTCCGGCTGTATCCCGACAACGACCTGGGTGACCTGCAGTACCCGGTCGGCAAGGCGCCCGCGCAGGTGACTACGACCATCGAGGCGCACGGCGATCCCGCGAACTGGCCGTTCGATTCGTACCGGACCGGGGTCATCTCCGCCGACGTGTTCACCGGATCCGGCGCCAACAAGGAGAAGACGGCCGCCCGCGTCGAAGCCACCGGAGGGCTGGACGGGTGGGACGCCACCGTCACCCGGGTCCACGACGCCGAAGACACCAACCCGGACCTCAAGGACGACGTGGTCATCACGTTGCACCGGGCTAAGGGACAGTTGATCTTCGACGTCGGCATCTGCCTGGTCTTGATCTCGCTGCCCGTCCTGGCGTTGTGGGTCGCCATTCCCGTGGCGCTGGGCAGGACATCCTTCCTGCCGCCGCTCACCACGTGGTACGGCGCAATGCTTTTCGCCATCGTCCCGCTGCGCAACATCTTGCCGGGCAGCCCACCGTACGGCTCGTGGGTCGACCAGGCCATCGTGCTGTGGGTGTTGATCGCGCTGGTCACCGCGCTGACGCTGTTCCTGGTCGGCTGGTGGCGACAACGCGATCGAAAAACGCCTACCAAGACCTGA
- a CDS encoding arylsulfatase, which translates to MVAGSGQSGQSGQFRGKIELDIRDSEPDWGPYAAPTAPPNAPNVLYLVWDDTGIATWDCFGGLVEMPAMSRIAERGIRLSQFHTTALCSPTRASLLTGRNATTVGMATIEEFTEGFPNANGRIPFDTGLLSEALAERGYNTYCVGKWHLTPLEESNLASTKRHWPTSRGFERFYGFLGGETDQWYPDLVYDNHPVRPPGTPEDGYHLSKDLADKTIEFIRDAKVIAPEKPWFSYVCPGAGHAPHHVFKEWADKYAGRFDMGYERYREVVLERQKSLGIVPPETELSPVNPYLDVKGPGGEPWPLQDTVRPWDSLNDEEKKLFSRMAEVFAGFLSYTDAQIGRILDYLEESGQLDNTIIVVISDNGASGEGGPNGSVNEGKFFNGYIDTVEESMKLFEHLGGPETYNHYPIGWAMAFNTPYKLYKRYASHEGGIADTAIISWPNGIAAHGEVRDNYVNVCDITPTVYDLLGMTPPETVKGIAQKPLDGVSFKAALADPGADTGKRTQFYTMLGTRGIWDQGWFANTVHAATPAGWSHFDADRWELFHIEADRSQCHDLAAENPDKLEELKALWFSEAAKYNGLPLSDLNILETLGRSRPYLVSDRDSYIYYPGCADVSIGAAAEIRGRSFSVLADVTIDTTGAEGVLFKQGGAHGGHVLFIQDGRLHYVYNFLGERQQEVSSSVAVPLGRHLFGASYSRTGTVENSHTPLGDVSLFIDDELVGSLAGVTTHPGTFGLAGAGITVGHNGGSRVSSRYKAPYTFTGGTIAQVTVDLSGRPYVDVETEIALAFSRD; encoded by the coding sequence ATGGTGGCTGGGTCGGGGCAATCCGGGCAATCCGGACAATTCAGGGGCAAGATCGAGCTCGACATCCGGGATTCCGAACCGGATTGGGGCCCCTACGCCGCACCGACCGCGCCCCCGAACGCGCCGAACGTCCTGTACCTGGTGTGGGATGACACGGGCATCGCAACCTGGGACTGCTTCGGCGGTTTGGTTGAGATGCCCGCGATGTCGCGCATCGCCGAACGCGGCATCCGGCTCTCGCAGTTTCACACCACCGCGCTGTGCTCGCCGACCAGGGCGTCGTTGCTCACCGGTCGCAACGCCACGACCGTCGGCATGGCCACGATCGAGGAGTTCACCGAGGGGTTCCCCAACGCCAACGGCCGCATCCCGTTTGACACCGGGCTGCTTTCCGAGGCTCTCGCCGAGCGGGGTTACAACACCTACTGCGTGGGCAAGTGGCACTTGACGCCGCTGGAGGAATCGAACCTCGCGTCGACGAAGCGGCACTGGCCGACCTCGCGCGGCTTCGAACGGTTCTACGGGTTTCTGGGCGGCGAAACCGATCAGTGGTATCCCGACCTCGTGTACGACAACCACCCGGTGCGTCCGCCGGGCACCCCCGAGGACGGCTACCACCTCTCGAAGGACCTCGCCGATAAGACGATCGAATTCATCCGCGACGCGAAAGTGATTGCGCCTGAGAAGCCTTGGTTCTCCTACGTGTGCCCCGGCGCCGGGCACGCGCCGCATCACGTCTTCAAAGAATGGGCCGACAAGTATGCCGGCCGCTTCGACATGGGTTACGAGCGCTACCGCGAGGTGGTGCTGGAGCGGCAGAAGTCGCTGGGCATCGTGCCGCCCGAGACCGAATTGTCGCCGGTGAACCCGTATCTCGACGTGAAGGGACCGGGCGGTGAGCCGTGGCCGTTGCAGGACACCGTGCGGCCCTGGGACTCGCTCAACGACGAAGAGAAGAAGCTGTTCTCCCGGATGGCCGAGGTGTTCGCCGGTTTCCTGAGCTACACCGACGCCCAGATCGGCCGAATCCTGGACTATCTCGAGGAATCGGGTCAGCTGGACAACACCATCATCGTGGTGATCTCCGACAACGGTGCCAGCGGTGAGGGCGGCCCGAACGGATCGGTGAACGAGGGCAAGTTCTTCAACGGCTACATCGACACCGTCGAAGAGAGCATGAAGCTGTTCGAACATCTCGGCGGCCCCGAGACCTACAACCATTACCCCATCGGATGGGCGATGGCGTTCAACACGCCCTACAAACTGTACAAGCGGTACGCCTCGCATGAGGGCGGCATCGCCGACACGGCAATCATTTCGTGGCCCAACGGCATTGCCGCACACGGGGAGGTCCGCGACAATTACGTCAACGTCTGCGACATCACTCCGACCGTCTACGATCTGCTGGGGATGACGCCGCCGGAAACTGTCAAGGGCATTGCCCAGAAGCCGCTGGACGGCGTGAGTTTCAAAGCGGCCCTCGCCGATCCGGGCGCCGACACCGGCAAGCGCACCCAGTTCTACACCATGCTGGGTACCCGCGGGATCTGGGATCAGGGCTGGTTCGCCAATACCGTGCATGCGGCGACACCAGCCGGCTGGTCGCATTTCGATGCCGATCGCTGGGAACTGTTCCATATCGAGGCGGACCGCAGCCAGTGCCACGACCTGGCCGCCGAAAACCCGGACAAGCTAGAGGAACTCAAGGCGCTGTGGTTCTCGGAGGCGGCCAAGTACAACGGGCTGCCGCTGTCGGATCTGAACATACTGGAGACCCTGGGGCGATCGCGGCCGTATCTGGTCAGCGATCGGGACAGCTACATCTACTATCCCGGCTGCGCGGATGTGAGCATCGGTGCCGCCGCCGAAATCCGGGGCCGGTCTTTCTCGGTCCTGGCCGACGTGACCATCGACACCACCGGCGCCGAAGGCGTGTTGTTCAAGCAGGGCGGCGCGCACGGTGGGCATGTGCTGTTCATCCAGGACGGCCGGCTGCACTACGTGTACAACTTCCTCGGCGAGCGCCAGCAGGAGGTCTCCTCGTCCGTCGCCGTACCCCTGGGCAGGCATCTGTTCGGCGCCAGCTATTCACGCACCGGAACGGTCGAAAACAGTCACACGCCGCTGGGCGACGTCTCGCTCTTCATCGACGACGAGCTCGTCGGCTCACTGGCCGGAGTGACCACCCACCCCGGCACCTTCGGGCTGGCGGGAGCCGGTATCACGGTCGGGCACAACGGCGGATCCCGAGTGTCCAGCCGCTACAAGGCGCCCTACACGTTCACCGGTGGCACCATCGCTCAGGTCACCGTCGACCTGTCGGGCCGGCCCTACGTGGACGTGGAAACCGAAATCGCGCTTGCCTTTTCGCGGGACTGA
- the rpsQ gene encoding 30S ribosomal protein S17 has product MAEAKKAAPKKAATTEAASKDKGPKHTPANPKVRGRRKVRIGYVVSDKMQKTIVVELEDRVRHPLYGKIIRTTTKVKAHDENSTAGIGDRVSLMETRPTSATKRWRLVEILEKAK; this is encoded by the coding sequence ATGGCAGAAGCCAAGAAGGCTGCCCCCAAGAAGGCCGCCACAACCGAGGCCGCGTCGAAGGACAAGGGCCCCAAGCACACTCCGGCCAACCCGAAGGTGCGCGGACGCCGCAAGGTCCGCATCGGGTACGTCGTCAGTGACAAGATGCAGAAGACCATCGTGGTCGAGCTGGAAGATCGGGTGCGTCACCCGCTGTACGGCAAGATCATCCGGACCACCACCAAGGTCAAGGCGCACGACGAGAACAGCACCGCCGGGATCGGCGACCGCGTCTCGCTGATGGAGACCCGCCCGACGTCGGCGACCAAGCGTTGGCGGCTCGTCGAAATTCTGGAAAAGGCGAAGTAA
- the rpmC gene encoding 50S ribosomal protein L29 has translation MAVGISPGELRELTEEELAERLRESKEELFNLRFQMATGQLTNNRRLRTVRQEIARVYTVLRERELGLASGPDGKES, from the coding sequence ATGGCAGTGGGAATTTCGCCTGGCGAACTGCGTGAGCTCACCGAAGAGGAGCTGGCCGAGCGGCTGCGCGAATCCAAGGAAGAGCTGTTCAATCTGCGTTTCCAGATGGCGACCGGTCAGCTCACCAACAACCGCCGGCTCCGCACGGTGCGTCAGGAGATCGCGCGGGTCTACACCGTGCTCCGCGAACGAGAACTGGGCTTGGCTTCCGGGCCCGACGGTAAGGAATCGTGA
- the rplP gene encoding 50S ribosomal protein L16: protein MLIPRRVKHRKQHHPRQRGIASGGTAVNFGDYGIQALEHAYVTNRQIESARIAINRHIKRGGKVWINVFPDRPLTKKPAETRMGSGKGSPEWWVVNVKPGRVLFELSYPNEQTARAALTRAIHKLPIKARIVTREDQF from the coding sequence ATGTTGATTCCCCGCAGGGTTAAACACCGCAAGCAGCATCACCCCCGCCAGCGCGGCATCGCCAGTGGCGGCACGGCGGTGAACTTCGGTGACTACGGCATCCAGGCCCTCGAGCACGCCTACGTCACCAACCGGCAGATCGAGTCCGCTCGTATCGCCATCAACCGGCACATCAAGCGTGGCGGCAAGGTGTGGATCAACGTCTTCCCCGACCGTCCGCTGACCAAGAAGCCCGCCGAAACCCGCATGGGTTCGGGTAAGGGGTCGCCCGAGTGGTGGGTGGTCAACGTCAAGCCGGGCCGGGTGCTGTTCGAACTCAGCTACCCCAACGAGCAGACCGCCCGGGCGGCACTGACTCGCGCAATCCACAAGTTGCCGATCAAGGCACGCATCGTGACTCGAGAGGATCAGTTCTGA
- the rpsC gene encoding 30S ribosomal protein S3, whose amino-acid sequence MGQKINPHGFRLGITTDWKSRWYADKQYADYVKEDVAIRRLLSTGLERAGIADVEIERTRDRVRVDIHTARPGIVIGRRGTEADRIRADLEKLTGKQVQLNILEVRNPESQAQLVAQGVAEQLSNRVAFRRAMRKAIQSAMRQPNVKGIRVQCSGRLGGAEMSRSEFYREGRVPLHTLRADIDYGLYEAKTTFGRIGVKVWIYKGDVVGGKRELVAAAPAGAERSRRERPSGTRPRRSGASGTTATSTEAGRAAASAEEGAAAAATQAAPAAEPQSTES is encoded by the coding sequence GTGGGCCAGAAGATCAATCCGCACGGCTTCCGGCTGGGCATCACCACCGACTGGAAGTCACGCTGGTACGCCGACAAGCAGTACGCGGACTACGTCAAGGAAGACGTCGCGATCCGGCGGCTGCTCTCGACCGGCCTGGAGCGGGCCGGGATCGCCGACGTGGAGATCGAGCGCACCCGTGACCGGGTCCGGGTGGACATCCACACCGCGCGTCCCGGCATCGTCATCGGCCGTCGCGGCACCGAGGCCGACCGGATCCGTGCCGACCTGGAGAAGCTGACCGGCAAGCAGGTGCAGCTCAACATCCTCGAGGTCAGAAACCCGGAGTCGCAGGCACAATTGGTGGCCCAGGGCGTCGCCGAGCAGCTGAGCAACCGCGTGGCGTTCCGCCGCGCGATGCGTAAGGCCATCCAGTCGGCGATGCGTCAGCCCAACGTCAAAGGCATCCGGGTGCAGTGCTCCGGCCGTCTCGGTGGTGCCGAGATGAGCCGCTCGGAGTTCTACCGCGAGGGCCGGGTGCCGCTGCACACGCTGCGCGCCGACATCGACTACGGCCTGTACGAAGCCAAGACGACCTTCGGCCGGATCGGCGTGAAGGTCTGGATCTACAAGGGCGACGTCGTCGGCGGCAAGCGCGAATTGGTCGCTGCCGCTCCGGCGGGCGCCGAGCGTTCGCGCCGCGAGCGTCCGTCGGGCACCCGTCCGCGTCGCAGTGGCGCGTCGGGCACCACGGCCACCAGTACCGAAGCCGGCCGCGCGGCCGCAAGCGCCGAAGAGGGCGCAGCAGCCGCCGCGACCCAGGCCGCACCCGCTGCAGAACCACAAAGCACGGAGAGCTGA
- the rplV gene encoding 50S ribosomal protein L22 produces the protein MTTTEFPSAVAKARFVRVSPRKARRVIDLVRGRSVADALDILRWAPQAASEPVAKVIASAAANAQNNNGLDPATLVVATVYADEGPTAKRIRPRAQGRAFRIRKRTSHITVVVESRPGKDQGSAKSTRARRAEASKAAAKAPAKKAPAKAPAKKAATKAEAKTSETSDAKGGSD, from the coding sequence ATGACCACAACGGAATTCCCCTCGGCGGTGGCCAAAGCACGTTTCGTGCGGGTGTCGCCGAGAAAGGCGCGCCGGGTGATCGACCTGGTGCGCGGCCGCTCGGTGGCCGACGCGCTGGACATCTTGCGCTGGGCGCCGCAGGCCGCCAGTGAGCCGGTGGCCAAGGTGATCGCCAGTGCGGCGGCCAACGCGCAGAACAACAACGGGCTGGATCCGGCGACCCTGGTGGTCGCCACCGTCTACGCCGACGAGGGCCCCACCGCCAAGCGCATACGTCCGCGCGCCCAGGGCCGCGCGTTCCGGATCCGCAAGCGCACCAGCCACATCACGGTCGTGGTGGAAAGCCGGCCGGGCAAGGACCAGGGGTCGGCCAAGTCGACCCGGGCCCGTCGCGCGGAGGCCAGCAAGGCCGCCGCGAAGGCACCGGCCAAGAAAGCGCCGGCCAAGGCGCCCGCGAAGAAGGCCGCAACGAAAGCCGAAGCCAAGACGTCTGAGACCTCTGACGCGAAGGGAGGCTCAGACTAG
- the rpsS gene encoding 30S ribosomal protein S19, whose amino-acid sequence MPRSLKKGPFVDGHLLKKVDTQNEKNTKQVIKTWSRRSTIIPDFIGHTFAVHDGRKHVPVFVTEAMVGHKLGEFAPTRTFKGHIKDDRKAKRR is encoded by the coding sequence ATGCCACGCAGCCTGAAGAAGGGCCCGTTCGTCGACGGTCACCTGCTCAAGAAGGTGGACACGCAGAACGAGAAGAACACCAAACAGGTGATCAAGACATGGTCGCGGCGTTCGACGATCATTCCTGACTTCATCGGCCACACCTTCGCCGTCCACGACGGACGCAAGCATGTCCCGGTGTTCGTCACCGAGGCGATGGTCGGCCACAAGCTTGGTGAATTCGCGCCCACCCGCACCTTCAAGGGACACATCAAGGACGACCGGAAGGCCAAACGGCGATGA
- the rplB gene encoding 50S ribosomal protein L2 yields MAIRKYKPTSPGRRGSSVSDFSEVTRSEPEKSLVRPLHGHGGRNAHGRITTRHKGGGHKRAYRVIDFRRNDKDGVNAKVAHIEYDPNRTANIALLHFLDGEKRYIIAPQGLSQGDVVECGPNADIKPGNNLPLRNIPAGTVIHAVELRPGGGAKLARSAGSSIQLLGKEGTYASLRMPSGEIRRVDVRCRATVGEVGNAEQANINWGKAGRMRWKGKRPSVRGVVMNPVDHPHGGGEGKTSGGRHPVSPWGKPEGRTRHPNKASNKLIVRRRRTGKKHGR; encoded by the coding sequence ATGGCAATTCGTAAGTACAAGCCGACGAGCCCCGGCCGTCGCGGCTCGAGCGTGTCCGATTTCTCCGAGGTCACTCGTTCGGAGCCGGAGAAGTCGCTGGTGCGCCCGCTGCACGGTCACGGTGGGCGAAACGCGCACGGCCGCATCACCACTCGCCACAAGGGTGGTGGCCATAAGCGCGCCTACCGGGTGATCGACTTCCGTCGCAACGACAAAGACGGTGTCAACGCCAAGGTTGCGCACATCGAATACGACCCCAACCGGACCGCCAACATCGCGTTGCTGCACTTTCTGGACGGCGAGAAGCGCTACATCATTGCGCCGCAGGGACTCTCGCAGGGCGACGTGGTGGAGTGCGGCCCGAACGCGGACATCAAGCCGGGCAACAACCTGCCGTTGCGCAACATCCCGGCCGGTACCGTGATCCACGCCGTGGAACTGCGGCCGGGCGGCGGCGCCAAGCTGGCGCGGTCGGCCGGGTCGAGCATCCAGTTGCTCGGTAAAGAGGGCACCTACGCGTCGCTGCGTATGCCAAGCGGCGAGATCCGCCGCGTCGACGTGCGCTGCCGCGCCACGGTCGGCGAGGTCGGCAACGCCGAGCAGGCGAACATCAACTGGGGCAAGGCCGGCCGGATGCGGTGGAAGGGCAAGCGCCCTTCGGTCCGTGGTGTGGTCATGAACCCGGTGGACCACCCGCACGGTGGTGGTGAGGGTAAGACCTCGGGTGGTCGCCACCCGGTGAGCCCGTGGGGCAAGCCCGAGGGCCGCACCCGCCACCCGAACAAAGCCAGTAACAAGCTCATTGTCCGACGCCGGCGCACCGGCAAGAAGCACGGTCGCTAG
- the rplW gene encoding 50S ribosomal protein L23: MATITDPRDIILGPVISEKSYSLLDDNVYTFVVHPDSNKTQIKIAIEKIFSVKVASVNTANRQGKRKRTRTGFGKRKSTKRAIVTLAPGSKPIDLFGAPA, encoded by the coding sequence ATGGCGACCATCACTGACCCCCGCGACATCATCCTGGGCCCGGTCATCTCGGAGAAGTCCTATTCGCTGCTCGACGACAACGTGTACACGTTTGTGGTGCACCCCGATTCGAACAAGACGCAGATCAAGATCGCCATCGAGAAGATCTTCTCCGTCAAGGTCGCGTCGGTGAACACCGCGAACCGGCAGGGTAAGCGCAAGCGCACCAGGACCGGATTCGGCAAGCGCAAGAGCACCAAGCGGGCCATCGTCACGCTGGCGCCGGGTAGCAAGCCGATCGATCTGTTCGGGGCACCGGCGTAG
- the rplD gene encoding 50S ribosomal protein L4: MAEGSKTLKIDVKTPGGKVDGSVELPAELFDAPANIALMHQVVTAQRAAARQGTHSTKTRGDVSGGGRKPYRQKGTGRARQGSTRAPQFTGGGVVHGPKPRDYSQRTPKKMIAAALRGALSDRARNGRIHAITELVSGQTPSTKSAKAFLGTLTDRKQVLVVIGRSDEAGAKSVRNLPGVHILAPDQLNTYDVLRSDDVVFSVEALNAYIAGATGAAADKDVEVSA, from the coding sequence ATGGCAGAAGGCTCCAAGACGCTCAAGATCGACGTCAAGACGCCGGGCGGCAAGGTCGACGGCTCGGTCGAGCTGCCGGCCGAATTGTTCGATGCCCCGGCCAATATCGCGCTGATGCACCAGGTGGTCACCGCGCAGCGGGCGGCGGCGCGTCAGGGCACGCACTCGACCAAGACGCGTGGCGACGTCAGCGGTGGTGGCCGTAAGCCCTACCGGCAGAAGGGAACCGGCCGGGCCCGACAGGGTTCGACGCGTGCCCCGCAGTTCACCGGCGGTGGCGTCGTGCACGGCCCCAAGCCCCGCGACTACAGCCAGCGCACGCCCAAGAAGATGATCGCCGCGGCGTTGCGCGGCGCATTGTCCGACCGGGCGCGCAACGGCCGCATCCACGCGATCACCGAGCTGGTGTCGGGTCAGACGCCGTCCACCAAGAGCGCCAAGGCGTTCCTGGGCACGCTGACCGACCGCAAGCAGGTGCTGGTCGTGATCGGCCGCAGTGACGAGGCCGGCGCCAAGAGCGTGCGCAACCTGCCCGGTGTGCACATCCTGGCTCCCGACCAGCTCAACACCTATGACGTGCTGCGCTCCGACGACGTGGTGTTCAGCGTTGAGGCGCTCAACGCCTACATCGCCGGGGCCACCGGTGCGGCCGCCGATAAAGATGTGGAGGTTTCGGCCTGA
- the rplC gene encoding 50S ribosomal protein L3, with protein MARKGILGTKLGMTQVFDENNRVVPVTVVKAGPNVVTRIRTPERDGYSAVQLAYGEISPRKVNKPVTGQYSAAGVNPRRHLAELRLDNPEAAAEYEVGQELTAEIFADGAYVDVTGTSKGKGFAGTMKRHGFSGQGASHGAQAVHRRPGSIGGCATPARVFKGTRMAGRMGSDRVTVQNLLVHKVDTENGVLLIKGAVPGRTGGLVVVRSAVKRGEK; from the coding sequence ATGGCAAGAAAAGGCATTCTGGGTACCAAGCTGGGCATGACGCAGGTGTTCGACGAGAACAACAGGGTCGTGCCGGTGACGGTCGTCAAGGCCGGCCCCAACGTGGTGACCCGGATCCGTACCCCCGAGCGTGACGGCTACAGCGCCGTGCAGCTGGCCTACGGCGAGATCAGCCCCCGCAAGGTCAACAAGCCGGTGACCGGTCAGTACAGCGCCGCGGGCGTCAACCCGCGCCGGCACCTCGCCGAGCTGCGCCTGGACAACCCGGAGGCGGCGGCCGAGTACGAGGTCGGCCAAGAGCTGACGGCGGAGATCTTCGCCGACGGCGCCTACGTCGACGTCACGGGCACCTCCAAGGGCAAGGGCTTCGCCGGCACCATGAAGCGCCACGGCTTCTCCGGTCAGGGCGCCAGTCACGGTGCCCAGGCGGTGCACCGCCGCCCGGGTTCCATCGGCGGCTGCGCCACTCCGGCCCGGGTCTTCAAGGGCACCCGGATGGCGGGCCGGATGGGTAGCGATCGGGTGACCGTCCAGAACCTGTTGGTGCACAAGGTCGATACCGAGAACGGCGTGCTGCTGATCAAGGGCGCGGTCCCCGGCCGCACCGGTGGACTCGTCGTGGTCCGCAGCGCGGTCAAACGAGGTGAGAAGTGA
- the rpsJ gene encoding 30S ribosomal protein S10, with protein sequence MAGQKIRIRLKAYDHEAIDASARKIVETVVRTGASVVGPVPLPTEKNVYCVIRSPHKYKDSREHFEMRTHKRLIDILDPTPKTVDALMRIDLPASVDVNIQ encoded by the coding sequence GTGGCGGGACAGAAGATCCGCATCAGGCTTAAGGCCTACGACCATGAGGCTATTGACGCGTCGGCGCGCAAGATCGTCGAGACCGTCGTCCGCACGGGTGCCAGCGTCGTAGGTCCGGTGCCGCTGCCGACCGAGAAGAACGTGTACTGCGTCATCCGCTCCCCGCACAAGTACAAGGACTCGCGGGAGCACTTCGAGATGCGCACGCACAAGCGGCTGATCGACATCCTCGACCCGACGCCAAAGACTGTCGACGCGCTGATGCGCATCGACCTTCCGGCCAGTGTCGACGTCAACATCCAGTAG
- a CDS encoding TetR/AcrR family transcriptional regulator, with product MLEAAVSLLRAGGPSAVTVDAVTRTANVARATLYRHFPSGNDLLAAAFNSLIPPSPTPPAEGSLRDRLVAVVLAQAESVAQAPAVMTAMSWLALGRNLEEMPEPRDSHAADSAAITTLRERIAQQYAAPFDAIFDSHEAAELGEVDRSRAIALLIGPLVLGRLSTLPDFDYRECALAAVDGFLYIQRAHNRAGAASIESTGA from the coding sequence TTGCTGGAAGCCGCTGTCTCCCTACTGCGCGCCGGAGGCCCCAGCGCGGTGACCGTCGACGCGGTCACCCGTACCGCCAACGTAGCGAGAGCCACGCTGTATCGCCACTTCCCGAGCGGAAACGATTTGCTGGCAGCGGCTTTCAACAGCCTCATCCCGCCGTCTCCCACGCCGCCGGCCGAGGGTTCGCTGCGGGACCGCCTGGTGGCGGTGGTGCTGGCCCAGGCCGAGTCGGTGGCCCAGGCGCCCGCGGTCATGACGGCCATGTCGTGGCTGGCCCTGGGCCGGAACCTGGAGGAGATGCCGGAGCCCCGCGACAGCCACGCCGCGGACAGCGCGGCGATCACCACGCTGCGCGAGCGCATCGCCCAGCAGTACGCGGCGCCATTCGACGCCATCTTCGACAGCCACGAGGCCGCCGAGCTGGGCGAGGTGGACCGATCCCGGGCGATCGCGCTGCTGATCGGCCCCTTGGTGCTGGGCCGCCTGTCCACCCTTCCCGACTTCGATTACCGCGAGTGCGCGCTGGCGGCGGTCGACGGTTTCCTCTATATCCAGCGCGCACACAACCGGGCCGGCGCGGCGAGCATCGAATCCACGGGCGCCTGA